A window of Tachyglossus aculeatus isolate mTacAcu1 chromosome 26, mTacAcu1.pri, whole genome shotgun sequence genomic DNA:
cgcggcgggcgggcggcgggggccgAGCCCGGCGGGTACCGGTTGGCGGGCGTTCGCTCCGGGCTGCCcgctgtatagtaataataataatggcatttgttaagcgcttagtatgtgcaaagcactgttggaagcgctaggggagatacaaggtgatcaggttgtcccccgtggggctcacagtcttcatccccatttagcagatgagggaactgaggcccggagatgttaagtgacttgcccaaataataatggcatttattaagcgcttactatgtgcaaagcactgttcgaagcgctaggggagatacaaggtgatcaggttgtcccccgtggggctcacagtcttcatccccatttagcagatgagggaactgaggcccggagatgttaagtgacttgcccaaataataatggcatttattaagcgctaactatgtgcaaagcactgttctaagcgctaggggagatataaggttatcaggttgtcccccgtggggctcacagtctgcatccccatttagcagatgagggaactgaggcccagagatgttaagtgacttaccctaatataataataatggcatttattaagcgctaactatgtgcaaagcactgttctaagcgctaggggagatacaaggtgatcaggttgtcccccgtggggctcacagtcttcatccccatttagcagatgagggaactgaggcccggagatgttaagtgacttgcccaaataataatggcatttattaagcgcttactatgtgcaaagcactgttcgaagcgctaggggagatacaaggtgatcaggttgtcccccgtggggctcacagtctgcatccccatttagcagatgagggaactgaggcccagagatgttaagtgacttaccctaatataataataatggcatttattaagcgctaactatgtgcaaagcactgttctaagcgctaggggagatacaaggtgatcaggttgtcccccgtggggctcacagtcttcatccccatttagcagatgagggaactgaggcccggagatgttaagtgacttgcccaaataataatggcatttattaagcgcttactatgtgcaaagcactgttcgaagcgctaggggagatacaaggtgatcaggttgtcccccgtggggctcacagtctgcatccccatttagcagatgagggaactgaggcacaagagatgttaagtgacttaccctaatataataatagtggcatgtattaagcgcttactatgtgcaaagcactgctcgaagcgctaggggagatacaaggtgatcaggttgtcccccgtggggctcacagtcttcatccccatttagcagatgagggaactgaggcacagagaagttaagtgacttgcccaaataataataataatggcatttattaagcacttactatgtgcaaagcactgttctaagcacttggggaggttacaaggtgatcaggttgtcccccatggggctcactgtcttcatccccatttgacaaatgaggaaactgaggcacagagaagttaagtgacttgccctaataataataataataatggcatttattaagcacttactatgtgcaaagcactgttctaagcgctaggggagatataaggttatcaggttgtcccctgtggggctcacagtcttcatccccatttaacagatgagggaactgaggcacagagaagttaagtgacttgcccaaataataataataatggcatttattaagcgcttactctgtgcaaagcactgttctaagcgctaggggagatacaaggtgatcaggttgtcccccgtgaggctcacagtcttcatcgccatttagcagatgagggaactgaggcacagagaaggtaagtgacttgcccaaataataataataatggcatttattaagtgcttactgtgtgcaaagcactgttctaagcgctaggggagatacaaggtgatcaggttgtcccccgtggggctcacagtcttcacccccatttaacagatgagggaactgaggcacagagaagttaagtgacttgcccaaataataataataatggcatttattaagtgcttactatgtgcaaagcactgttctaagtgctattggagctataaggtgatcaggttggcccctgtggggttcacagtcttcatccccatttagcagatgagggaactgaggcacagagaagttgtgacttgcccaaataataataatagtggcatttattaagcacttactatgtgccagaatgccaggcactgttctaagcgctggggtgggtacaaggaaatcgggttggactcaatcccggtcccacgtgaggctcacggtttcaatccccattttacagatgatggtgactgagggacaggaagttaagtgactaggcctagactgtgagcccgctgttgggccgggaccgtctctagatgttgccaacttggacttcccaagcgcttagtccagtgctctgcacacagtaagcgctcaataaatacgattgaatggaggtCACACAAACTCTTGGTCATCTCGCTCCGTCCCCGCTGAACGTGCCGTCCTACAGCCTGATCCCCCCGCGCCACGCTCGTAAACTCGGTTTCTCTCAAACCGGCCCACTCGCTGACTCTCTGCTTCGTTCACCTctccctggctgctgtgtgaccttgggcaagtcacttaacttctctgagcctcagttacctcatcttctagctaccttaccttctagactgtgagcccactattggggtagggaccctctctatatgctgccaacttggacttcccaagcgcttagtccagtgctctgcacacagtaaacgctcaataaatacaattgattgattgattaagactgagccccacatggggcaatctgattaccttgtatcccccctccccagtgcttagaatagtgcttagcacataataataatggttttactgatgaggtaactgaagctcctagtcttcggagaagcagcgtggctcagtggaaagagcccgggcttgggagtcggaggtctggggttcaaatcccggctccgctcattgtcagctgggtgactttgggcaagtcacttcattcattcagtcaatcagtcaatcaatcgtatttattgagtgcttactgtgtgcagagcactgtactaagcgcttgggaggtccaagttggcaacatatagagacggtccctacccaacagtgggctcacagtctaaaagggggagacagagaacaaaaccaaacatactaacaaaataaaataagtagaatagatatgtacagtgctcaataaggatCGCCCGACTGATTGCCAACCCGGTTTGGGATGGAGACCGAGCCCAATCTCGTAAGCTTGCATCCGGCCTGGCgctttagttgtatttattgagcgcttactgtgtgcagagcactgtactaagcgcttggaaagtccaagttggcaacatatagagacggtccctacccaacagcgggctcacaatctagaagggggagacagagaaccaaacaaaacatattaacaaactaaaataaataaatagaataaataagtacaaataaaatagagtaataaatgcatacaaacatatatgcacttcacttctctgggccccagttcccttatctgtcaaatggggatgaagactgtgagccccccccgtgggacaacctgatcaccttgtaacctccccagcgcttagaacagtgcttggcacatagtaagcgcttaataaatgccataataataataatcacggagaagttgtgactcgcccaaagtcaacaCAGTTGAGAagggtcagagccgggattagaacccgtgacctctgactcccaagcccgggctctttccactgagtgctcCGCGCCCAGACGCGCTCAATACTTGGGATCACCCGACTGATTGCCAACCCAGTTTGGGACGGAGACCGAGCCCAATCTCGTAACCTTGCCTCCggcccggcgcttagcacatagtaagctctagaGGAGCGTCTTAATTACCGTGAGGCTGGTAATTGGTCCACTCCGATTGGTCCACTTCTGGTcctgcccctccccggcccccagagTCCGAGCCGAGGCCCCTGTCGGGAGAGGGCCCCGGGagtggggcagggccggggggctctgagcctcctctctgatctcccatcctcttgtctctccccacttcaatccatacttcacgccgctgcccggattgtctttgtccagaaacgctctgggcatgttacttccctcctcaaaaatctccaatggctcccaatcaatctgcgcatcaggcagaaactcctccccctgggcttccaggctgtccatccatcccctggccccctcctacctcaccttccttctctccttctccagcccatcccgcaccctccgctcctccgccgctaatctcctccccgttaggcctcgttctttcctgtcccgccgtcgacccccagcccacgtcctcccccggggcccggaatgccctccctctgcccatccgccaagctcgctctcttcctcccttccaggccctactgagagctcacctcctccaggaggccttcccacactcagccccctccttcctctccctctccatcccccccgccttacctccttcccttccccacagcacctgtatatatgtatatatgtttgtacgtatttattactctattttacttgtacatatctattctatcttattcggtttatatgttttgttgtctgtctcccccttctagactgtgagcccactgttgggtagggaccggctctagatgttgccaacttgtacttcccaagcgcttagtccagtgctctgcacacagtaagcgctcagtaaatacgactgattgcttgattgattgacttccttgACTCCGTCCGCCAGCAAGAGGAGCGACCCATCCGGCAGATCCTCTACCTGGGAGACCTGCTGGAGACTTGCCACTTCCAGGCCTTCTGGGTAAGCCCAGCCGCCCCTTTCCCCGGCCCACCCTCGCTGTTCCCACCCCCGCGGAGGGTCCTTGGCGTGTCCGGGGCCTTCCCGGGCTGACCAGTGCCCCTCCCTTTCAGCAAGCCCTGGACGAGAACCTGGACCTGCTGGATGGGATCGCGGGCTTCGAGGACTCCGTCCGCAAGTGTGAGTGGGCTCGGCCCGGCCGAGACCCGTtggcggggggcacggggggtgaGGGCGGCGCCCCGGGActcaccccttcttcctcccgcAGTCATCTGCCACGTGGTGGGCATCACCTACCAGCACATCGACCGCTGGCTGCTCGCCGAGATGCTGGGAGACCTCTCGGGTAAGGCCGGCTATGAGGTGGGCAGGAGCAGGCCTCTGGGGCACACCcccctatatctatctatctatctatctatctatctatctatctatctgtctctctctctctcatacacactcgctttgcccatagtaagcacttcattcattcagtcgtatttattgagcgcttactgtgtgcagagcactggactaatcgatcaatcagtcgtatttattgagcgcttactgtgcgcagagcactgggactaagcgcttaggaagtccaagttggcaacagatcgagacggtccctacccagcagtgggctcacaggctagaaacactttccccatccacagtgagctgacagtctagaaggactgtgcgATAGatttggtaatagtaataataatgatggcatttattaagcgcttactatgtgcaaagcactgttctaagcactggggaggttacaaggagatcaggttggcccacggggggctcacagtcttaatcaccattttacagatgagggaactgaggcccggagaagtgaagtgacttgcccagagtcacccagctgacaaatggcggagctgggatttgaacaagttgtgttgccaacttgtacttcccaagcgcttagtccagtgctctgcacacagtaagcgctcaataaatacgattgattgattgaacccatgacctctgactccaaagcctgggctctttccactgagccacactgcttccccagcagcgtggcttaataaatgccatcatcatcatcatcactctgtccatccctctgtctttctcacacagacacacacacactctctctctgtctctctccccgccttcctctcttctctccctttcttcctctctccttccatcaatccatcaatcgtatttattgagcgcttactgtgtgcagagcgctgtactaagcgcttgggaagtccaagttggcaacatacagagacggtccctacccaacagtgggctcacagtccagaagactccATCTCCCAGTGCTCCCAGATCCAGGCCTCCAGTCCCACAGACCAGccctatccatcatcatcatcatcaatcgtatttattgagcgcttactgtgggcagagcgctggactaagcgcttgggaagtccaagtcggcaacatacagagacggtccctacccaacagtgggctcacagtccagaagactccATCTCCCAGTGCTCCCAGATCCAGGCCTCCAGTCCCACAGACCAGccctatccatcatcatcatcatcaatcgtatttattgagcgcttactgtgtgcagagcactggactgaacgcttgggaactacaagttggcaacatatagagacagtccctacccaacagtgggctcacagtctaaaagggggagacaagagaacaaaaccaaacatactaacaaaataaaataaatagaataaatagaagagaatatccccttccctgccctcagcatctctctttctctctctccgccTGACACAcacactcttgtctctccctctgtctttctcacacagacacaagcacacacacacactctctccccccttcctctctccttccatcccccAGTTTTCCAGGATCCGATCCCCCCAAccagccctcccctctccctcctgcagcagggcaggggtgggccctgtatatatatatatatatatatatatatatatatatctcctgtatatatgtatatatgtttgtacatatttattactctattttacttgtacatatctgttctatttattttattttgttagtatgtttggttttgttctctgtctcccccttctagactgtgatcccactgttgggtagggactgtctctctatgttgccaacttggacttcccaagcgctttgtccagtgctctgcatacagtaagcgctcaataaatatgattgattgattgattgggcctgggTTTGGGGGAGGCTCCCCACGTCAGGACCCAacctcccccggcctcctcccGCAGACAACCAGCTGAAGCTGTGGATGAGCAAGTACGGATGGAGCGCCAACGAGGCCGGCCAGATCTTCATCTGCAACCAGGAGGAGAGCATCAAGCCCAAAAACATCGTGGAGAAGATCGACTTCGACAGTAAGCttcggggcgggggccggggcagcCAAGGAGGGGCCTTCTTCCCCTCCGCCCCATCTCtctggatatatgcatatatgtttgtatgtatttattactctgttgtacttgtaaatatttattttattttgttaatatgtttggttttgttctctgtctcccccttctagactgtgagcccactgttgggtatatgtttgtatgtatttactactctattttacttgtaaatatttattttattttgttaatatgtttggtttggttctctgtctcccccttctagactgtgagcccactgttgggtatatgtttgtacgtatttattactctattttacttgtaaatatttattttattttgttaatacatttggtttggttctctgtcttccccttctagaccgtgagcccactgttgggtagggaccctctctctatgttcatcatcatcatcatcatcaatcgtatttattgagcgcttactgtgtggagagcactgtactaagcgcttgggaagtacaaattggcaacatctagagacggtccctacccaacagtgggctcacagtctcaaagggggagacaaaa
This region includes:
- the EIF3K gene encoding eukaryotic translation initiation factor 3 subunit K, producing the protein MAMFEQMRANVGKLLKGIDRYNPENLATLERYVETQAKENAYDLEANLAVLKLYQFNPAFFQTTVTAQILLKALTNLPHTDFTLCKCMIDQAHQEERPIRQILYLGDLLETCHFQAFWQALDENLDLLDGIAGFEDSVRKFICHVVGITYQHIDRWLLAEMLGDLSDNQLKLWMSKYGWSANEAGQIFICNQEESIKPKNIVEKIDFDSVSSIMASSQ